A stretch of the Aegilops tauschii subsp. strangulata cultivar AL8/78 chromosome 4, Aet v6.0, whole genome shotgun sequence genome encodes the following:
- the LOC109777587 gene encoding protein neprosin isoform X1 has translation MDSFFFLAGFQENMDASSMLISMKETPTSSQYMDCNFSSTDIIYMPQMSYAQALPSKNDDDTKYYFAVHLMEDNDNGYYGISANMDVYGHNLNVGQLSAGAICIHNWEGDVNKKLNSIIVGWVVWPYRFNDSRTHLFTVWTKDNHQSTGCVNLDCPGFKLVKGSPISPGGIISPVSGINRKRQTITIRVSKESSSGDWWLYYGINGVPIPVGYFPASLFDSLSTKSTQISIGGHARSTTNNTTPPMGSGAFASNPGQAASIHDIWLIHKDGRSTPIGNDARTKVTDGKLYSASPIGRAQFFYGGPGGKS, from the exons GAAAATATGGATGCATCATCGATGCTCATTAGTATGAAGGAAACCCCAACAAGTTCACAATATATGGATTGCAATTTTAGTTCAACAGATATTATATATATGCCTCAGATGTCATATGCACAAGCTTTAccatcgaaaaatgatgatgacACAAAATATTAT TTTGCCGTACATTTGATGGAAGATAATGATAATGGATACTATGGAATATCTGCTAACATGGATGTGTATGGACACAATCTTAATGTCGGACAACTGTCAGCGGGTGCAATTTGTATTCATAACTGGGAAGGTGATGTTAACAAAAAACTCAATTCAATTATTGTTGGTTGGGTG GTTTGGCCATATCGATTTAATGACTCGCGTACTCACCTTTTTACGGTTTGGACA AAAGATAATCATCAAAGTACAGGGTGTGTCAACCTCGATTGTCCTGGCTTTAAACTCGTGAAGGGGTCCCCCATATCTCCCGGTGGTATCATAAGCCCTGTCTCCGGTATCAATAGGAAACGCCAAACGATTACTATTAGAGTGTCCAAG GAAAGTTCAAGTGGGGACTGGTGGTTGTATTATGGCATCAACGGTGTCCCAATTCCAGTAGGTTACTTCCCAGCATCACTATTTGATAGCTTATCTACAAAATCCACTCAAATCTCGATTGGAGGCCATGCTCGAAGTACTACAAATAATACAACTCCTCCTATGGGAAGTGGAGCCTTTGCCTCTAACCCTGGTCAAGCTGCATCTATCCATGATATCTGGCTCATCCACAAGGATGGTAGAAGCACCCCAATTGGCAATGATGCACGCACTAAAGTTACAGATGGCAAGCTCTACTCTGCCTCACCCATAGGAAGAGCGCAATTCTTTTATGGAGGCCCGGGAGGGAAATCTTAG
- the LOC109777587 gene encoding protein neprosin isoform X2, whose protein sequence is MDASSMLISMKETPTSSQYMDCNFSSTDIIYMPQMSYAQALPSKNDDDTKYYFAVHLMEDNDNGYYGISANMDVYGHNLNVGQLSAGAICIHNWEGDVNKKLNSIIVGWVVWPYRFNDSRTHLFTVWTKDNHQSTGCVNLDCPGFKLVKGSPISPGGIISPVSGINRKRQTITIRVSKESSSGDWWLYYGINGVPIPVGYFPASLFDSLSTKSTQISIGGHARSTTNNTTPPMGSGAFASNPGQAASIHDIWLIHKDGRSTPIGNDARTKVTDGKLYSASPIGRAQFFYGGPGGKS, encoded by the exons ATGGATGCATCATCGATGCTCATTAGTATGAAGGAAACCCCAACAAGTTCACAATATATGGATTGCAATTTTAGTTCAACAGATATTATATATATGCCTCAGATGTCATATGCACAAGCTTTAccatcgaaaaatgatgatgacACAAAATATTAT TTTGCCGTACATTTGATGGAAGATAATGATAATGGATACTATGGAATATCTGCTAACATGGATGTGTATGGACACAATCTTAATGTCGGACAACTGTCAGCGGGTGCAATTTGTATTCATAACTGGGAAGGTGATGTTAACAAAAAACTCAATTCAATTATTGTTGGTTGGGTG GTTTGGCCATATCGATTTAATGACTCGCGTACTCACCTTTTTACGGTTTGGACA AAAGATAATCATCAAAGTACAGGGTGTGTCAACCTCGATTGTCCTGGCTTTAAACTCGTGAAGGGGTCCCCCATATCTCCCGGTGGTATCATAAGCCCTGTCTCCGGTATCAATAGGAAACGCCAAACGATTACTATTAGAGTGTCCAAG GAAAGTTCAAGTGGGGACTGGTGGTTGTATTATGGCATCAACGGTGTCCCAATTCCAGTAGGTTACTTCCCAGCATCACTATTTGATAGCTTATCTACAAAATCCACTCAAATCTCGATTGGAGGCCATGCTCGAAGTACTACAAATAATACAACTCCTCCTATGGGAAGTGGAGCCTTTGCCTCTAACCCTGGTCAAGCTGCATCTATCCATGATATCTGGCTCATCCACAAGGATGGTAGAAGCACCCCAATTGGCAATGATGCACGCACTAAAGTTACAGATGGCAAGCTCTACTCTGCCTCACCCATAGGAAGAGCGCAATTCTTTTATGGAGGCCCGGGAGGGAAATCTTAG